AAATACTGCACAGCGCCTATTTTCTCATCAAACAGCGCTCGTTCAATACTCATACCCATCCTGTTAATGTTGTCGCTTACCTGCCTGAAGAATTTTCCTGTTGTTGTTCCTTCCATAACTTCTGCGACTTTCATAAACGCGATTTCCGCAGGAATACCATCTCCTAATCTATTCCCCAATTGGAATAATCCTGACGCAAACTCTTGCTCTAATTTCTTTGATTCCTCTCGAATTTTGATGACATTTTGTGAGCGAAGTTTATAGTACAAACCAATGCTGAGTCCAATTGCAAGCGGAAAGCATAAACTGACAATCGCTGCAAACAAACTGAATGGTCCGCGCGCTTCTCCTTCTGGATTTGTTCTATAATCTAAAATACAATATTTGTAGCCGCAATCTGTCGTGCTATCATCATCTCCAAACCCAATGTCTGGGACACCTACAAAGTGCATCAGCAGCGGAAGTATTCCTATTAAGAGGAGTATTGTTCCAATAAACACACTGAGATACATTGGAGAAACTTCTATTTCTTTTTTCCCTAAATTGATAATCATATTTTTGTGCTTTCGTAATTCAGGATGCACTTCTGAAATATCGACATCTCCATATCCTGTTGGTCTGCTGGTGAGAATAGTTCTTCCCATGATGTAAACCGCTGCTGGAAGCGCAACATTGTACAGCGCAGCAATGTGAATCCAGGATACTTCTACCATAAAGCTGACGACAAGTGGGAGAATAACTAAGCCGAGAATAGGAAGGATAATTCCAAGCATGTGTAATGTGGTAATTGGTCCTTTCAGATTTTGCGCATAATGCATCATTTTCTCGTATGTTTCTTCTAAGATGACATCTAATGATTTGTCCAGTAATGAAACTCGTCTTGTTTCTGATCCTTCATAGAGAGATGATTCAATCAGATGGAACGCTTCGACAAATTCAAAGTTTGTTTCTTTCCATGTATCAAGATACACATCTAGCGCGTCTTTGACATTTTGATATTTCCCTGTTTCTACATTCCATAATATTTTTTTTAGATCCAACGCAAGTGGACCCGAAAGATGATCTGCCGCAAACTGAATGGCGCGCTCTAAGTTTGAGGTATGTCGCATATACGTGACAATGTAGAAGATGCAGAGCACCATCTGGTTGCTTGCTTCCATGCGCCAGGTATTCGCAATATACATTGGGATTTGCTGCATGGGATAGATAAGCACTGCTCCTGTCAGGAGGCTGCCCATGATGAAGAATAATGACGGATCTTGTCCAAAAAACGCAGGGATAAACATGCTCAGCACAATGCCGATAAACATTAACGCGAGTGGTCCGAGAATTGAAAGGCTGTAGACTCCTGTTGGTGTAATCTGCAGATGCACCGCATCAATATCTTTTTGGATAAGGGGGATTTTCTTTTTGTCTGGACTAATTTTGAGAATCTTTTCTGCTGTGTTACACGCCTTCTCATAGATGGTCATTTTTACAGGAAGGAGTTCTTCTTTGAATGTTTCATATTGTTTGGAAATTATTTTCTCTGAGAGCTCTATCTTCTTTTCCATCTCTTCTTTACCGCCAAGCTTTTCTTCCAACTTGCGTTTGTATCTTGCTTTAATTTCTTCGAGTGTGTCTGTCATGATTTTTTGCCTTGCTTATCATATCCTTTTCGCTTCTTTCTTTATCCACTGTTGCCAGTCATATAATATTCTTTTGGAATCTAAATATCCTACTTCTTCTTTAATGCTCTCGGAAAGCAAGTGAAATTTGTCATTTGCCTTAATGACAAACGGCGCTTCAAGCATATTCTGATCATTTGTCTTTGCCGCGTACTCCACAATTTCTTGCTTTATTTTTGTTCGAAGTTCAATATTCTCTCGCACCGCATCCCAATTTCCCGCGAACTCTTTGATATTTGACGCAATTGTTTTCAAGATTTCTGATTCTCCATTTATGATCGCGTCTGTCGCTTGCAACTTGTCTGTTTTTGCGTCATATTTCATTAAATCCATAAATCCGCCCTCTGTGAGTGGATCGTTTTCCCACTGCTTTCGCACTTCTGTAATCTGCGTGACTCGTCTGCTTTTGTGCAAGCCATCCGCGCTCTTTATAGGATTCGCGACGATGATGACATCTGTTGCTTTAAACGATGTTTTTGGAACGCCAATATCATTGACGACACGGTCATAGACGCCGTACGGACTGTCGCTGTGGATTGTTCCCGCTACCACGTTTGCAGCTGCGCCGACACGCATTGCTTCATAGAGCGCAATCGCTTCTTTACTTCGTACTTCACCGACAAACAGCGCGGAATCTCCCAATCGAAGTGTTGCGCGAATTCCATCCGCGGCGCTCATTTCTGTTGATTCTTTCGCGAGCGCAGCCGCGACTTTAATTTGCTGGAGGTTGAACCCAAGATCGCGCAATGATTTTCCTGGCAATTCGAGGGTGTCCTCTATAGTGAGAATTCTATACTTTCGCATGATCTCGACCATAATTGCGCCAAGGAAGGATGTTTTTCCTGAGCTTCTTGTTCCACAAACTAACAGTGTTCGTGTTCCATCGATAAGGAAGCTGATTAATCCTGCAGCTTCAGGAGTAATCATCTTTTGTTTGACAAATAACGGCAGGGTCCATGGATTTTCTCTGTGTCTTCGGAATGAGAACGCAAGGCCAGTTGGATCGAGTGGTCTTGTGATGACAGAAACTCTTGTGGAAACTCCTGGGAGCTCTAACTCCGTATCGAGAATTGGATCTGCTTCATCGAGTGGTCTACCCGAAATCATTCGCAGTTTTGTTGCCCAACTTTCCGCTTCCGCGTTCGTTGGGATAATATTTGTTGTACATTCATTATAATCTCCATGGACAATATAGATGGGCTGTTTTCCCATTGGACTATTTACAGAAATATCTTGGATTTTTTCGTCTTGAAGGAGCACTTCGATTAATCCAAAGCCGACTGTGTAACGAACAAGGATATTGGTGAGCGCATCAATCTCTGTTTGCTTTAAACGAATCCCTTTTGTCTGCGCAAGCTCTTCCATGAGATCTCTTCCAATATTGAAGAACACTTGTCGCATTCGTTTTGGATCGGTAAACTCTTCTTGTCTTGGCTTATGCTCTGCCATTATTTTTCTCGCAAGATCAAGCAGCTCATACTTTTCTTCAGAGAGTTTGAACTCTGGTGGAATTACATGATAGGTTGTTTCAATCGAATCAGGATACGTAAAAACAGTTACTTCTGCTTCTTCTCCAATGGTGTAGCTGTCTTTTTCTTCTCCATTCGCAGGATAATCTGCCATAAGTTTAGTAAACATGAAATCTGGCTTTATTGTTGGACTGAAGATGGTTCGATACAGCGTTCTGTCTCCAATCTGGTAGCCTGCAAGCTGCTGTATAACGAGTTGCAGAATTTTTAGTTTTTCTATTTGTCCTGTGATGTAATTCAGAAGCGCAAGATAGCGCTGCCCAAGCATCTGGTCGCGCGGGTTTGTTGCTTTGTCGAGTTCTATTTTCTCATTTCTCGCAAGTCGCTTGAGTTCAAGATAGGTTCCAATCGGATCACTCTTTAATGTTCTGTAAATAATACTCTGCACTGTCGCGTATTGATTATGTACTCTGTTCATTTCTGTTGGACTGAGATTTGCGGTGCTGTAGCCAAAGATTGCTTTATCTTTCACAAACTTTCTGTATAATTGCGCAAGCTCGACTATAATTGCAGTTTGATTAAATTCATATTCATAATCTCTTTTCTGCGTGAAGACAATTTTTGTTACTCGATCAAGTTGGGTCAGTATTTCAACAGTCTTCCCCATCATGAATGCGTTGTCTTCTATGGATGGGATGTATGGCGCGCTTTCTACATAAATGAAGAGGATATTTTCTTCTCCTTCTTCCAATACTTCATATTCCCAATCTTTTTTTGTTTCTTCTGGTCGTTGTCCCATGCTATTGTCTCTTTGTTTTCTCTATTTTATCTTTATGATTTTTCATTTATTTCACTATTTTACTTTTTATAATAGATTGCGTTTGTGTTGTGTGGACGTTGCTCGTGCGTGCGTTTTCTGTTTTCCTGTGCGTGTACTTTGTGTTGCTAATTGAGTGTTGTTTCCTGTTTCTATCTCTTCTTCTTGTTTTAATTTACGGAGCGCAACTTCAACTAGATGTGATTTATTTCTATACTTTGATTGGGATTGAGAATACGTTGTCAGCCATTGAACAAGATCTTCTTCTACTGTGAAACTGATAATTTTCTTCATAAAGCCTCTTTCTTTCTTCTTTTTTGCTTTTTTCTTTATATAATTTTCTATTATAAGATAATATATTATAATATCTTTCTTAACTTCCTAAATTAGCTATTGCAAAAAGGATATTTGAAAAGAAATTCTATTTTTTTAGGTATGATTGGGCAGAGTTATGTAATATATCTCAAGCAATAATCCTTACTCCTTCCAATCCTCTAAAATCATTATCTCCTGTTATCAATTCAGCATTCTTGATTTGCGCTGTTGCATAAATCAATGCATCCATTGCTCCAAGCTTTTTGTCCACTGCAAGTTGCGCTGCTTTCTCGCTAATTTCTATTTCAGGAACAATAATTCCACTTCTTTCTTTCACAAATTTTAGAAATTGTTGCCAATCTTTATTTAACAACAGCAATCTTTTCTTTATTTCAAAAAGACATAGGGAAGAAGTAATGATGAGTCCTTCTTTGTCAATTATTTCTTTTATTTCAGATGATGTTGCAAAATGATACGCGAGCCATGCCGAAGAGTCCAAACATTTAATATCTGTCACTCTTATCCCTCAAATCCTTCAGTATTTCTTTCATACTTAATTTTCCACCTGCTCCCCACATTGATTTCTTTGGCTTTACAGCTTTTGTTATCAATATCTTCAGAAGCGCGTCATAGGATGGAACTTTGAATTGGTCTCGTAATAATTTTAATACATTTACTGTTTCTTCGTTTACTTGTATTGTTGTTGTCATACTTATACTATAGTGCTATAGTTTAAATATTTTCCCCCCCCAAACCGCAACCTTTATTATCTTCCCTTGCTTTATTGTTCTCATGGAACAAGCAAGCAT
The sequence above is drawn from the Candidatus Woesearchaeota archaeon genome and encodes:
- a CDS encoding type II/IV secretion system ATPase subunit translates to MGQRPEETKKDWEYEVLEEGEENILFIYVESAPYIPSIEDNAFMMGKTVEILTQLDRVTKIVFTQKRDYEYEFNQTAIIVELAQLYRKFVKDKAIFGYSTANLSPTEMNRVHNQYATVQSIIYRTLKSDPIGTYLELKRLARNEKIELDKATNPRDQMLGQRYLALLNYITGQIEKLKILQLVIQQLAGYQIGDRTLYRTIFSPTIKPDFMFTKLMADYPANGEEKDSYTIGEEAEVTVFTYPDSIETTYHVIPPEFKLSEEKYELLDLARKIMAEHKPRQEEFTDPKRMRQVFFNIGRDLMEELAQTKGIRLKQTEIDALTNILVRYTVGFGLIEVLLQDEKIQDISVNSPMGKQPIYIVHGDYNECTTNIIPTNAEAESWATKLRMISGRPLDEADPILDTELELPGVSTRVSVITRPLDPTGLAFSFRRHRENPWTLPLFVKQKMITPEAAGLISFLIDGTRTLLVCGTRSSGKTSFLGAIMVEIMRKYRILTIEDTLELPGKSLRDLGFNLQQIKVAAALAKESTEMSAADGIRATLRLGDSALFVGEVRSKEAIALYEAMRVGAAANVVAGTIHSDSPYGVYDRVVNDIGVPKTSFKATDVIIVANPIKSADGLHKSRRVTQITEVRKQWENDPLTEGGFMDLMKYDAKTDKLQATDAIINGESEILKTIASNIKEFAGNWDAVRENIELRTKIKQEIVEYAAKTNDQNMLEAPFVIKANDKFHLLSESIKEEVGYLDSKRILYDWQQWIKKEAKRI
- a CDS encoding PIN domain-containing protein: MTDIKCLDSSAWLAYHFATSSEIKEIIDKEGLIITSSLCLFEIKKRLLLLNKDWQQFLKFVKERSGIIVPEIEISEKAAQLAVDKKLGAMDALIYATAQIKNAELITGDNDFRGLEGVRIIA